A single genomic interval of Lacrimispora sphenoides JCM 1415 harbors:
- a CDS encoding family 43 glycosylhydrolase gives MKKQVFNPYLPSWEYIPDGEPHVFEERVYVYGSHDRFNGFAYCLNDYVCYSAPVDDLCDWKYEGVIYEKTNDPFNADGSMCLYAPDVVRGPDGRYYLYYVLDKVPVVSVAVSETPAGKYSFYGYVRDMKGTRLGERANDQPQFDPAVLLESDKVYLYTGFCGPGDKSRKGAMATVLAADMLTIIEEPVIIVPGNCYGSGTGFEGHEFFEGPSIRKHGNTYYFVYSSSRMHELCYAASKSPTKDFSYGGVIVSNCDENITNGKPAGMHTYVPGNNHGGMAEVFGQWYIFYHRHTNGTNFSRQGCAEPVQIKEDGSMEQVEMTSCGLNGAPLVGKGEYFAYIACNLFSKTMKNDHLLHHAGWIDGKYPRITQDGRDGDEEIGYIANMQDSTIAGFKYFECKGITRISLKTRGYGNGCFEVKTAWDGETFGKIPVGYSNVWVVNSAEIMIPDGVQALFFEFKGEGGISLSSFILE, from the coding sequence ATGAAAAAACAGGTGTTTAATCCCTATCTGCCGTCATGGGAATACATTCCCGACGGCGAACCACATGTGTTTGAGGAGCGTGTATATGTGTACGGATCACATGACCGTTTCAATGGATTCGCATATTGCTTAAATGACTATGTTTGTTATTCTGCGCCGGTAGATGATTTGTGCGATTGGAAGTATGAAGGTGTTATCTATGAAAAGACGAACGATCCTTTCAATGCAGACGGCAGCATGTGTCTGTATGCACCGGATGTAGTCAGAGGACCGGATGGCAGATATTATCTGTATTATGTTTTGGATAAAGTTCCGGTTGTTTCTGTGGCGGTCAGTGAAACCCCTGCAGGAAAATACAGCTTTTACGGTTATGTGCGTGATATGAAGGGAACACGGCTGGGGGAAAGAGCCAATGATCAGCCGCAATTTGACCCTGCAGTTTTATTGGAGAGTGATAAAGTCTATTTGTATACAGGTTTTTGCGGCCCTGGAGACAAGTCACGCAAAGGTGCTATGGCGACAGTGCTTGCGGCGGATATGTTGACAATCATTGAGGAGCCGGTAATCATAGTGCCCGGAAATTGCTATGGCAGCGGAACTGGGTTTGAAGGACATGAGTTCTTTGAAGGACCATCCATCAGAAAACATGGAAATACATATTATTTCGTTTATTCTTCGAGTCGGATGCATGAATTATGCTATGCAGCCAGTAAGAGTCCGACAAAGGATTTTTCTTATGGAGGCGTAATTGTAAGCAATTGTGATGAGAATATTACAAATGGGAAGCCGGCTGGGATGCACACGTATGTTCCCGGAAACAATCATGGCGGCATGGCAGAAGTATTTGGTCAGTGGTATATTTTTTATCATAGACATACAAACGGAACAAATTTCAGCCGTCAGGGCTGTGCCGAACCGGTTCAGATTAAGGAGGACGGCTCAATGGAACAAGTTGAAATGACCTCGTGCGGATTAAATGGCGCCCCTCTGGTTGGAAAGGGAGAGTACTTTGCATACATTGCCTGTAATTTGTTTTCTAAAACAATGAAAAATGACCATCTGCTTCATCACGCTGGTTGGATTGACGGGAAATATCCCAGAATTACACAGGATGGTCGGGATGGCGATGAAGAGATAGGATATATCGCCAATATGCAGGATTCTACGATAGCCGGATTTAAGTATTTTGAGTGTAAGGGTATCACAAGGATTTCTCTTAAAACGAGAGGGTATGGAAACGGGTGCTTTGAAGTAAAAACTGCGTGGGATGGTGAAACCTTCGGGAAAATTCCGGTAGGGTATTCAAACGTCTGGGTTGTAAATTCTGCTGAAATCATGATTCCGGACGGAGTTCAGGCTTTGTTCTTCGAATTTAAAGGCGAGGGCGGAATCAGCTTAAGTTCATTCATCTTAGAATAA
- a CDS encoding carbohydrate ABC transporter permease: protein MKKNKKFKWFPVLNTIILIMLALICVIPLVHVAAVSFSSSAAASAGDVSLWPKDFTTSSYSFVAKRPAFWRSMKVSVTRIIMGGGLSILLTITAAYPLSQPKASFRFRTVYAWFFFITMIFNAGLIPWYMVIRQFGLLDSIWALILPGAVPVFSVILLLNFFREVPRELAEAAFIDGAGHWRTLWTIYVPLSKPALATLLLFSLVANWNSWFDGLILMNNPDNYPLQTYIQTIAVQRSFSMMTREEIQQMATISDRTLRSAQIFLGSLPIVMVYPFLQKYFVKGIVLGGVKG, encoded by the coding sequence ATGAAAAAGAATAAGAAGTTTAAGTGGTTTCCGGTATTAAATACTATTATCCTTATCATGCTTGCTTTGATCTGCGTGATACCGCTTGTTCATGTTGCTGCTGTTTCGTTCAGTTCCAGTGCAGCGGCCTCCGCCGGAGACGTATCATTATGGCCTAAGGATTTTACCACAAGTTCATACTCATTTGTTGCAAAGCGTCCTGCATTTTGGCGCTCAATGAAAGTCTCAGTTACACGAATTATTATGGGCGGGGGTTTAAGTATTTTACTTACAATTACGGCAGCGTATCCGTTGTCTCAGCCAAAGGCAAGCTTTCGGTTCAGAACAGTTTATGCATGGTTCTTTTTTATTACTATGATATTTAATGCCGGATTGATTCCTTGGTACATGGTAATAAGACAATTCGGCCTTTTGGATAGTATTTGGGCATTGATCCTTCCTGGCGCCGTACCTGTTTTCAGTGTTATCCTATTGCTCAATTTTTTCCGTGAAGTTCCAAGAGAACTTGCGGAGGCGGCATTTATTGATGGAGCCGGACATTGGCGCACTCTTTGGACAATATATGTACCCTTATCAAAACCTGCTCTTGCAACACTCTTGCTGTTTTCACTTGTAGCAAACTGGAATAGCTGGTTTGATGGCCTGATTCTCATGAACAATCCGGATAATTATCCATTACAGACATACATACAAACCATTGCGGTTCAGCGCTCATTCAGTATGATGACAAGAGAAGAAATCCAGCAAATGGCCACGATATCAGACAGAACCCTGCGGTCTGCACAAATATTTTTAGGCTCCTTACCCATTGTTATGGTATACCCTTTCCTGCAAAAGTATTTTGTGAAAGGCATCGTGTTAGGTGGAGTTAAGGGGTAA